In Antechinus flavipes isolate AdamAnt ecotype Samford, QLD, Australia chromosome 3, AdamAnt_v2, whole genome shotgun sequence, a genomic segment contains:
- the POPDC2 gene encoding popeye domain-containing protein 2 isoform X2: MGHNATILDQLLWQVPLCGRWRHDSEGALYHLANCFVLLGFMGGSGVYGCFYIFSFLAIGFLCYALWGWFFACGLDIFIWSFLLVMICLIQLAHLMFQLRQNNYVGEFDYLYKTLYLPLQVPLQTYKEIVHCCEERVLSLATEQTYAVEGETPINRLSLLLEGRIRVSQDGQFLHYIFPYQFMDSPEWESLQPSEEGIFQVTLTAENDCTYVSWPRKPLYHLLEKERYISRLFSALLGYDISEKLYALNDKLFAKFGLRFDIRLPSLYHVLGPTSSSSEPEAEKETEDSKEPALPPHPLSVGVQKAPSLPSPPVSAAPTAPPAPARASRLGSDNLGEDSTSLVLEDFAELPGSFMDYGSEGEYMR, encoded by the exons ATGGGTCATAATGCTACGATCTTGGACCAACTCCTTTGGCAAGTCCCCCTGTGCGGACGATGGAGGCACGATTCGGAAGGGGCACTTTATCACCTCGCCAATTGCTTTGTACTGCTGGGCTTCATGGGGGGCAGTGGTGTCTATGGTTGCTTCTATATTTTCAGCTTCCTAGCGATTGGTTTCTTGTGCTATGCATTGTGGGGCTGGTTTTTTGCCTGCGGGCTAGACATCTTTATCTGGAGTTTCCTTCTGGTCATGATCTGCCTGATCCAGCTGGCTCATTTGATGTTccaactgaggcagaataactacgTGGGAGAGTTTGACTACCTCTACAAGACCCTGTACCTGCCTCTGCAGGTACCCCTGCAGACATACAAAGAAATTGTCCACTGCTGTGAGGAGAGAGTCTTGTCGCTAGCTACTGAGCAGACTTATGCCGTGGAAGGTGAGACACCTATCAACCGCCTTTCTCTGTTGCTTGAAGGGAG GATTCGTGTGAGCCAGGATGGGCAGTTTCTGCATTATATCTTCCCCTACCAGTTCATGGACTCCCCAGAGTGGGAATCATTGCAACCCTCTGAGGAAGGGATATTCCAG GTCACTCTGACGGCTGAGAACGACTGCACCTACGTTTCCTGGCCACGGAAGCCCCTCTACCACCTCTTGGAGAAAGAGCGCTACATCTCCCGCCTGTTTTCAGCGCTCCTCGGCTACGACATCTCCGAGAAGCTGTACGCCCTCAATGACAAGCTCTTTGCCAAGTTCGGCTTGCGTTTTGACATCCGCCTTCCCAGCCTCTATCATGTCCTAGGTCCTACTTCCTCTTCCTCAGAGCCTGAAGCCGAGAAGGAGACCGAGGATAGCAAGGAGCCAGCCCTCCCTCCTCATCCTCTGTCTGTGGGGGTGCAGaaagctccctccctcccctctcctccagtCTCTGCTGCCCCAACTGCACCTCCCGCCCCAGCCAGGGCGTCTCGGCTTGGCAGTGATAACTTGGGTGAGGACTCTACCAGTCTTGTGTTGGAAGATTTTGCAGAGTTGCCAGGATCATTTATGGATTATGGGAGTGAAGGGGAGTATATGAGATGA
- the POPDC2 gene encoding popeye domain-containing protein 2 isoform X1: MGHNATILDQLLWQVPLCGRWRHDSEGALYHLANCFVLLGFMGGSGVYGCFYIFSFLAIGFLCYALWGWFFACGLDIFIWSFLLVMICLIQLAHLMFQLRQNNYVGEFDYLYKTLYLPLQVPLQTYKEIVHCCEERVLSLATEQTYAVEGETPINRLSLLLEGRIRVSQDGQFLHYIFPYQFMDSPEWESLQPSEEGIFQVTLTAENDCTYVSWPRKPLYHLLEKERYISRLFSALLGYDISEKLYALNDKLFAKFGLRFDIRLPSLYHVLGPTSSSSEPEAEKETEDSKEPALPPHPLSVGVQKAPSLPSPPVSAAPTAPPAPARASRLGSDNLASGSPLSSRPHIKAKCSKGQAPLAPTHTPEL; this comes from the exons ATGGGTCATAATGCTACGATCTTGGACCAACTCCTTTGGCAAGTCCCCCTGTGCGGACGATGGAGGCACGATTCGGAAGGGGCACTTTATCACCTCGCCAATTGCTTTGTACTGCTGGGCTTCATGGGGGGCAGTGGTGTCTATGGTTGCTTCTATATTTTCAGCTTCCTAGCGATTGGTTTCTTGTGCTATGCATTGTGGGGCTGGTTTTTTGCCTGCGGGCTAGACATCTTTATCTGGAGTTTCCTTCTGGTCATGATCTGCCTGATCCAGCTGGCTCATTTGATGTTccaactgaggcagaataactacgTGGGAGAGTTTGACTACCTCTACAAGACCCTGTACCTGCCTCTGCAGGTACCCCTGCAGACATACAAAGAAATTGTCCACTGCTGTGAGGAGAGAGTCTTGTCGCTAGCTACTGAGCAGACTTATGCCGTGGAAGGTGAGACACCTATCAACCGCCTTTCTCTGTTGCTTGAAGGGAG GATTCGTGTGAGCCAGGATGGGCAGTTTCTGCATTATATCTTCCCCTACCAGTTCATGGACTCCCCAGAGTGGGAATCATTGCAACCCTCTGAGGAAGGGATATTCCAG GTCACTCTGACGGCTGAGAACGACTGCACCTACGTTTCCTGGCCACGGAAGCCCCTCTACCACCTCTTGGAGAAAGAGCGCTACATCTCCCGCCTGTTTTCAGCGCTCCTCGGCTACGACATCTCCGAGAAGCTGTACGCCCTCAATGACAAGCTCTTTGCCAAGTTCGGCTTGCGTTTTGACATCCGCCTTCCCAGCCTCTATCATGTCCTAGGTCCTACTTCCTCTTCCTCAGAGCCTGAAGCCGAGAAGGAGACCGAGGATAGCAAGGAGCCAGCCCTCCCTCCTCATCCTCTGTCTGTGGGGGTGCAGaaagctccctccctcccctctcctccagtCTCTGCTGCCCCAACTGCACCTCCCGCCCCAGCCAGGGCGTCTCGGCTTGGCAGTGATAACTTGG